In a single window of the Armatimonadota bacterium genome:
- the atpF gene encoding F0F1 ATP synthase subunit B: MEALKELGIDPKVMAAQVTGFILLWIVLARYLFRPVLAFLDERQRQIKLAIDNANEERAKAEQLRAEFEQRMAGIEAEARSRVQAAVREANAAKEEILAEARSRAESILQRGQEDLAREREKILAQLREEVVNISLTAAGKVIGEALDEERHRKLVSDFIEKLEAKK; encoded by the coding sequence ATGGAAGCCCTTAAAGAGCTTGGCATTGACCCAAAAGTCATGGCGGCTCAAGTAACGGGTTTTATCCTCTTGTGGATAGTACTAGCTCGTTACCTGTTTCGTCCTGTTCTTGCTTTTCTTGATGAGCGCCAAAGGCAGATTAAGCTGGCAATTGATAATGCTAATGAAGAGCGGGCAAAGGCTGAACAGCTGCGGGCCGAGTTCGAACAGCGCATGGCTGGCATAGAAGCGGAGGCACGATCGCGAGTGCAGGCAGCTGTAAGAGAGGCAAACGCCGCTAAAGAGGAAATCCTAGCTGAAGCGCGAAGTCGTGCGGAAAGCATCCTTCAGCGAGGGCAAGAGGACCTTGCTCGGGAGCGCGAGAAAATACTCGCCCAACTCAGAGAAGAAGTGGTAAACATATCTCTTACTGCAGCCGGCAAAGTTATTGGAGAAGCCCTGGATGAGGAACGCCATAGAAAGCTTGTGAGTGATTTCATTGAAAAGCTGGAAGCCAAAAAATGA
- the atpE gene encoding ATP synthase F0 subunit C produces the protein MVLAIGLGLPIAVLSAAMAQGRAASSALEGIARQPEAAGKIQLAMIIGLAIIESLVIYVLVIVLLLLFTRLPATEEILKLIH, from the coding sequence ATGGTTCTAGCGATCGGGCTGGGACTGCCTATCGCCGTCCTTTCTGCAGCAATGGCTCAAGGTAGGGCAGCAAGTTCGGCGCTTGAGGGAATTGCCCGTCAGCCTGAGGCAGCCGGAAAGATTCAGCTTGCAATGATTATCGGTCTTGCAATTATTGAGTCTCTGGTAATCTATGTGCTGGTGATTGTGCTCCTGCTACTCTTCACCAGACTCCCTGCGACCGAGGAGATACTGAAGCTAATCCACTAA